A genome region from Methylorubrum populi includes the following:
- the rnr gene encoding ribonuclease R — protein MARRITPKAGPPALPSRERILAFVADAPGTVGKREIAKAFGLKGADKIGLKAILKDIEEEGALDRGRGGFRKGGRLPPVVLADIFSRDRDGDLVARPAQWDGEGEAPKIAVEVPRAGRRGDRPAPGLGDRALIRVAPDPEAPGRYTGRVIKVIGRNRSEVIGVYRAGRDGGRILPVEKKSQGKEIAIPPGEEGEARDGDLVSVAVERETRFGLPRGRVTERLGALGSEKAVSLIALHLHNIPHVFPAAVLAEADAAKSVTKRGREDWRGAPLVTIDPPDAKDHDDAVMAQADPDPANAGGFVVTVAIADVAAYVRPGSALDREALLRGNSVYFPDRVVPMLPERISNDLCSLREGEDRPALAVRMVIGADGVKRGHSFHRILMRSAAKLAYAQAQAAIDGRPDATSGPVLETALRPLYAAYAAMKRARDARGPLALDLPERKVLLDAQGGVDRVIVPERLEAHRLIEEFMIQANVAAAETLEKANAPLIYRVHDEPALEKMRALAEVLASVGIRMTKAGALRPDLFNRILAQVADSEHAPFINEVVLRSQAQAVYAARNLGHFGLNLRRYAHFTSPIRRYADLIVHRALVRACGLGKDGLPGDTTPGMLDAVSERISAAERRAMAAERETIDRLIAGYLADRVGATFSGRISGVTRSGLFVKLDETGADGFVPVATIGREYYRHDEALHALVGDRSGETYRLGDTVEVRLVEAAAVAGALRFEILSEGRSRSGAKGGGIRRGGLKARPGQAKGGAKSGAKAKSPKGKARSGTVSAPDGDGARRHRGSRR, from the coding sequence TTGGCCAGACGCATCACTCCGAAGGCGGGTCCTCCCGCTCTCCCCTCCCGCGAACGGATCCTCGCCTTCGTCGCCGACGCCCCCGGGACGGTCGGCAAGCGCGAGATCGCCAAGGCCTTCGGCCTGAAGGGCGCCGACAAGATCGGCCTCAAGGCGATCCTGAAGGACATCGAGGAAGAGGGCGCGCTCGACCGCGGCCGCGGCGGTTTCCGCAAGGGCGGCCGCCTGCCGCCGGTCGTGCTCGCCGACATCTTTTCGCGCGATCGCGACGGCGACTTGGTCGCCCGTCCGGCGCAGTGGGACGGCGAGGGCGAGGCTCCGAAGATCGCCGTCGAGGTGCCGCGCGCCGGGCGCCGGGGCGACCGTCCGGCCCCGGGCCTCGGCGACCGGGCCCTGATCCGCGTCGCGCCGGACCCGGAGGCGCCGGGCCGCTATACCGGCCGCGTCATCAAGGTGATCGGCAGGAACCGCTCGGAGGTGATCGGCGTCTACCGCGCCGGCCGCGACGGCGGGCGCATCCTGCCCGTCGAGAAGAAGTCGCAAGGGAAGGAGATCGCGATCCCGCCGGGCGAGGAGGGCGAGGCCCGCGACGGCGATCTCGTCAGCGTCGCGGTCGAGCGCGAGACCCGCTTCGGCCTGCCCCGCGGCCGGGTGACCGAGCGCCTCGGCGCCCTCGGCTCCGAGAAGGCGGTGAGCCTGATCGCCCTGCACCTCCACAACATCCCGCACGTCTTCCCCGCGGCCGTGCTGGCGGAGGCCGACGCGGCCAAGAGCGTGACCAAGCGCGGGCGGGAGGATTGGCGCGGGGCGCCGCTCGTCACCATCGACCCGCCCGACGCCAAGGACCACGACGACGCGGTGATGGCGCAGGCCGATCCCGATCCGGCCAACGCGGGCGGCTTCGTCGTCACCGTCGCGATCGCCGACGTCGCCGCCTACGTCCGGCCGGGCTCGGCCCTCGACCGCGAGGCGCTCCTGCGGGGCAACTCGGTCTATTTCCCCGATCGGGTGGTACCGATGCTGCCCGAGCGCATCTCGAACGACCTGTGCTCGCTGCGCGAGGGCGAGGACCGGCCGGCGCTCGCCGTGCGCATGGTGATCGGCGCCGACGGGGTGAAGCGTGGGCACAGCTTCCACCGCATCCTGATGCGCTCGGCGGCCAAGCTCGCCTACGCCCAGGCGCAAGCCGCCATCGACGGCCGGCCGGACGCCACGTCCGGGCCGGTTCTGGAGACGGCCCTGCGCCCGCTCTACGCGGCCTACGCGGCGATGAAGCGGGCCCGCGACGCCCGCGGTCCGCTCGCCCTCGACCTGCCGGAGCGCAAGGTGCTGCTCGACGCGCAAGGCGGCGTCGACCGGGTGATCGTGCCGGAGCGGCTGGAGGCGCACCGGCTGATCGAGGAGTTCATGATCCAGGCCAACGTCGCGGCGGCCGAGACCCTGGAGAAGGCGAACGCGCCGCTGATCTACCGGGTCCACGACGAGCCGGCGCTGGAGAAGATGCGGGCGCTCGCCGAGGTGCTGGCCTCGGTCGGCATCAGGATGACGAAGGCCGGGGCGCTGCGGCCCGACCTGTTCAACCGCATCCTGGCGCAGGTCGCGGACAGCGAGCACGCGCCCTTCATCAACGAGGTGGTGCTGCGCTCGCAGGCGCAGGCCGTCTACGCCGCACGGAATCTCGGCCATTTCGGGCTGAACCTGCGCCGCTACGCCCACTTCACCTCGCCGATCCGCCGCTACGCCGACCTGATCGTCCATCGCGCCCTGGTCCGGGCCTGCGGCCTGGGCAAGGACGGGCTGCCCGGCGACACCACGCCGGGAATGCTCGATGCCGTCTCCGAGCGGATCTCGGCGGCCGAGCGGCGGGCGATGGCGGCCGAGCGCGAGACCATCGACCGGCTGATCGCCGGCTACCTCGCCGACCGGGTCGGCGCCACCTTCTCCGGCCGCATCTCGGGCGTGACGCGCTCGGGGCTGTTCGTGAAGCTCGACGAGACCGGAGCGGACGGTTTCGTGCCGGTCGCCACCATCGGCCGCGAGTATTACCGCCACGACGAGGCGCTGCACGCCCTCGTCGGCGACCGCAGCGGCGAGACCTACCGCCTCGGCGACACGGTCGAGGTGCGTCTGGTCGAGGCGGCGGCGGTGGCCGGGGCGCTGCGCTTCGAGATCCTGTCGGAGGGCCGCAGCCGCTCCGGCGCGAAGGGCGGCGGGATCAGGCGCGGCGGCCTCAAAGCGAGGCCGGGTCAGGCCAAGGGCGGCGCCAAGAGCGGGGCGAAGGCGAAGTCGCCGAAGGGCAAGGCGCGTTCCGGCACCGTCTCCGCACCGGACGGCGACGGTGCCCGGCGGCATCGCGGCTCGCGCCGCTGA
- a CDS encoding DUF983 domain-containing protein yields the protein METPVFPPPAPVPQERTRLIPAMARGFLDRCPHCGQGRMFGRFLKVRPACEACGLEMEGHRADDLPPYLVIFLVGHIVGYLVLEIEMGYEVPLWASMTVWPLLTLVLALGLLQPVKGAVIGLQYALGMHGFGKAPPARGGSGAGERRGGEAATRTGDAAGLGSA from the coding sequence ATGGAGACCCCCGTCTTTCCCCCGCCGGCCCCGGTGCCGCAGGAGCGGACCCGGCTGATCCCGGCCATGGCCCGCGGCTTCCTCGACCGTTGCCCGCATTGCGGGCAGGGCCGCATGTTCGGGCGCTTCCTCAAGGTGCGGCCGGCCTGCGAGGCCTGCGGCCTGGAGATGGAGGGCCACCGGGCCGACGATCTGCCGCCCTACCTCGTGATCTTCCTCGTGGGCCACATCGTCGGCTATCTCGTCCTCGAGATCGAGATGGGCTACGAGGTGCCGCTCTGGGCGTCGATGACCGTGTGGCCGCTGCTCACCCTGGTCCTGGCGCTCGGGCTGCTGCAGCCCGTCAAGGGCGCGGTGATCGGGCTGCAATACGCGCTCGGCATGCACGGCTTCGGCAAGGCGCCCCCCGCCCGCGGCGGGAGCGGCGCGGGGGAGAGACGCGGCGGTGAGGCAGCAACCAGAACGGGCGACGCCGCCGGACTCGGATCGGCCTGA
- a CDS encoding NUDIX hydrolase: MRQQPERATPPDSDRPEPPAAAPRPSPLRPRDAATLIVLDRSRKRFKVLMGRRHAGLAFMGGKFVFPGGRIEPSDRRMPVAGALSQRADEALRAKLPRAPHHLGRSLALAAIRETYEETGLLVGTRGYGPPEAPPDGAWRAFAEEGVMPDLEALHLVARAITPPRRVRRFDTRFFAVDRKAVAAERPGIVGPDAELTELAWVDLAAARKLDLPRITRVILDDLEAAADAGFPPYRPIPLYFERHGKGVREEI; encoded by the coding sequence GTGAGGCAGCAACCAGAACGGGCGACGCCGCCGGACTCGGATCGGCCTGAGCCCCCCGCCGCGGCACCGCGCCCGTCCCCCCTGCGCCCGCGCGACGCCGCGACGCTGATCGTCCTCGACCGTTCGCGCAAGCGGTTCAAGGTTCTGATGGGCCGGCGCCACGCCGGCCTCGCCTTCATGGGCGGCAAGTTCGTGTTTCCCGGCGGCCGCATCGAGCCGTCCGACCGGCGGATGCCGGTGGCCGGCGCCCTGTCGCAGCGGGCCGACGAGGCGCTCCGCGCCAAACTGCCCCGCGCCCCGCATCATCTCGGCCGCTCGCTCGCCCTGGCCGCCATTCGCGAGACCTACGAGGAGACCGGCCTGCTCGTCGGCACCCGTGGTTACGGCCCGCCGGAGGCACCGCCGGACGGGGCGTGGCGGGCCTTCGCCGAGGAGGGCGTGATGCCCGACCTCGAAGCGCTGCATCTGGTGGCGCGGGCGATCACGCCGCCCAGGCGCGTGCGCCGCTTCGACACCCGCTTCTTCGCCGTCGATCGCAAGGCGGTGGCCGCCGAACGGCCCGGTATCGTCGGGCCGGATGCGGAACTGACCGAACTCGCCTGGGTCGATCTCGCTGCCGCGCGCAAGCTCGACCTGCCGCGCATCACCCGCGTGATCCTCGACGATCTGGAGGCGGCGGCGGACGCCGGCTTCCCGCCCTACCGGCCGATCCCGCTCTACTTCGAGCGCCATGGCAAGGGCGTGCGGGAGGAGATCTGA
- a CDS encoding SDR family oxidoreductase yields the protein MNLFVFGLGFSARHFSERERARFRTVRATVTEPARARPLAAETGFTVRAFGPDADDLRIADDLADTDVLLVSAPPGPDGDTALGRYREAIAKSRIGWIGYLSTIGVYGDHGGAWIDETTPATPKSARSRERLAVEEAWLRLGAETGKAVQVFRLSGIYGPGRNPIVKLREGRTQRIVKRDQVFNRIHVADIAAALAASIERPRPGAAYNVTDDEPAPPQTVIEHAAALTGLPLPPAVDFETADLSPMARSFYGENKRVRNRLIREELGVRLAYPTYREGLAALVADAQA from the coding sequence ATGAACCTGTTCGTCTTCGGCCTCGGCTTCTCCGCCCGGCATTTTTCCGAGCGCGAGCGAGCCCGTTTCCGAACCGTGCGGGCGACGGTGACCGAGCCGGCGCGGGCCCGACCCCTCGCCGCGGAGACCGGCTTCACCGTCCGCGCCTTCGGGCCGGATGCGGACGATCTCCGCATCGCCGACGACCTCGCCGACACGGACGTTCTGCTGGTCTCCGCGCCGCCGGGGCCGGACGGCGACACCGCCCTCGGGCGCTACCGCGAGGCGATCGCGAAGAGCCGCATCGGCTGGATCGGCTATCTCTCGACCATCGGCGTCTACGGCGACCACGGCGGAGCCTGGATCGACGAGACCACGCCCGCCACGCCGAAGAGCGCCCGCTCGCGGGAGCGCCTCGCCGTCGAGGAGGCGTGGCTGCGCCTGGGCGCCGAGACCGGCAAGGCGGTTCAGGTGTTCCGCCTGTCCGGCATCTACGGACCCGGCCGCAACCCGATCGTGAAGCTGCGCGAGGGCCGGACCCAGCGCATCGTCAAGCGGGACCAAGTGTTCAACCGCATCCACGTGGCCGATATCGCCGCCGCGCTCGCCGCCTCGATCGAGCGGCCGCGACCGGGCGCGGCCTACAACGTCACCGACGACGAGCCGGCCCCGCCGCAGACGGTGATCGAGCACGCCGCGGCGCTGACCGGCCTGCCCCTGCCGCCGGCGGTCGATTTCGAGACCGCCGACCTCAGCCCGATGGCGCGGAGTTTCTACGGCGAGAACAAGCGGGTCAGGAACCGCCTGATCCGCGAGGAACTGGGCGTTCGGCTCGCCTACCCGACCTACCGCGAAGGGCTGGCCGCGCTCGTCGCCGACGCGCAGGCGTGA
- the queG gene encoding tRNA epoxyqueuosine(34) reductase QueG, with product MTSAEGAVERSAKGAGKVPLTGPALRHAVETRARRLGFEAFRVTRPDAVPRLRERLPEWLAAGHHGTMGWMEERADQRAAPSALWAEARSVVMLGLNAGPEHDPLDLVRLKACGAIAAYAQRRDYHEVIKGKLKELGGFLSAKSGEPVKVFCDTAPVMEKPLAEAAGLGWQGKHTVLISREHGNWLMLGAIFSRADLEPDAPETDRCGSCRRCLDICPTDAFPAPYRLDARRCIAYLTIEHHGPIPREYREKIGNRVFGCDDCLAVCPWNKFAGAARDVRMAARADLLAPPLADLARLDDAAFRTRFAGTPIKRTGRDRFLRNVLIAIGNSGESGLAEEAVAHLDEPDPVVRGAAVWACGRLLPGQRLHGLFETHGRDEPEAHVREEWRAALPLPMEEDGNRET from the coding sequence CTGACGTCGGCCGAGGGGGCGGTCGAGCGGTCGGCGAAGGGGGCGGGCAAAGTCCCGCTCACCGGTCCCGCCCTCCGGCACGCCGTCGAGACGCGCGCGCGCCGTCTCGGCTTCGAGGCGTTCCGCGTCACGCGGCCCGACGCCGTGCCGCGCTTGCGCGAGCGGCTGCCCGAATGGCTCGCGGCGGGCCATCACGGCACCATGGGCTGGATGGAGGAGCGGGCCGACCAGCGTGCCGCGCCCTCCGCCCTGTGGGCCGAGGCCCGCAGCGTCGTCATGCTCGGCCTGAATGCCGGCCCCGAACACGATCCCCTCGATCTCGTCCGCCTGAAGGCGTGCGGCGCGATCGCGGCCTACGCGCAGCGGCGCGACTATCACGAGGTGATCAAGGGCAAGCTGAAGGAACTCGGCGGCTTCCTCTCGGCGAAATCCGGCGAACCGGTGAAGGTCTTCTGCGACACCGCCCCGGTGATGGAGAAGCCGCTGGCGGAAGCCGCCGGGCTCGGCTGGCAGGGCAAGCACACGGTGCTGATCTCGCGCGAGCACGGCAACTGGCTGATGCTCGGCGCGATCTTTTCCCGCGCCGACCTCGAACCCGATGCGCCCGAGACCGACCGTTGCGGCTCCTGCCGCCGCTGCCTCGACATCTGCCCGACGGACGCCTTCCCCGCCCCCTACCGGTTGGACGCGCGCCGCTGCATCGCCTACCTCACCATCGAGCATCACGGCCCGATCCCGCGCGAATACCGTGAAAAGATCGGCAACCGGGTGTTCGGCTGCGACGACTGCCTCGCGGTCTGCCCCTGGAACAAGTTCGCGGGCGCGGCCCGGGACGTCCGGATGGCCGCCCGCGCGGATCTTCTCGCACCGCCTCTGGCGGACCTCGCCCGCCTGGACGACGCGGCCTTCCGGACGCGGTTCGCCGGCACGCCGATCAAGCGCACCGGCCGCGACCGCTTCCTGCGCAACGTGCTGATCGCCATCGGCAATTCCGGTGAGTCGGGTCTCGCCGAGGAGGCGGTGGCCCACCTCGATGAACCGGACCCGGTGGTGCGCGGCGCGGCCGTCTGGGCCTGCGGGCGATTGCTGCCGGGGCAGCGGCTCCACGGTCTGTTCGAGACCCATGGACGCGACGAGCCGGAGGCGCATGTGAGGGAGGAATGGCGCGCCGCCCTTCCCCTTCCTATGGAAGAGGACGGCAACCGGGAGACCTGA
- a CDS encoding glutathione S-transferase family protein: MATLYHSPFCPNSRFIRLVLAEMGMEPTLVEERAWERRRDFLVVNPAGTTPVLVEQSGLAIPGAGVIAEYLDETRGLGLAGRRLLPDTTTARVEVRRLLDWFLVKFDTEVTEYLVTEKIDKRFMSSAAGGGPPDMNAIRAARTNVRYHLQYVGYLIGHRRWLAGDDLTYADLAAAAHLSCVDYLGDVPWDEDEMAKDWYARVKSRPSFRALLADRAPGMPPAAHYTDLDF; the protein is encoded by the coding sequence ATGGCGACGCTCTATCACTCCCCGTTCTGCCCGAACTCGCGCTTCATCCGCCTCGTCCTGGCCGAGATGGGCATGGAGCCGACCCTCGTCGAGGAACGGGCCTGGGAGCGGCGCCGCGACTTCCTCGTCGTCAACCCGGCCGGCACCACGCCGGTGCTGGTGGAGCAGTCGGGTCTCGCGATTCCGGGCGCGGGCGTGATCGCGGAATATCTCGACGAGACGCGGGGCTTGGGGCTCGCCGGACGGCGCCTGCTGCCGGACACCACCACGGCCCGGGTCGAGGTGCGGCGCCTGCTCGACTGGTTCCTCGTCAAGTTCGACACGGAAGTGACCGAGTATCTCGTCACCGAGAAGATCGACAAGCGCTTCATGTCGTCGGCGGCCGGGGGCGGTCCTCCGGACATGAACGCCATTCGCGCGGCGCGCACCAACGTGCGCTATCACCTCCAATATGTCGGGTATCTGATCGGGCATCGCCGCTGGCTCGCGGGCGACGACCTGACCTATGCCGATCTCGCGGCGGCGGCCCATCTCTCCTGCGTGGATTATCTCGGCGACGTGCCATGGGACGAGGACGAGATGGCGAAGGACTGGTACGCGCGGGTGAAGTCGCGGCCCTCCTTCCGCGCGCTCCTGGCCGACCGGGCGCCGGGCATGCCGCCGGCGGCCCACTACACGGATCTGGACTTCTGA
- a CDS encoding undecaprenyl-diphosphate phosphatase produces the protein MDLVLIAKALVLAVVEGATEFIPVSSTGHQLLIGHFIGFHSPNNTFEVLIQLGAILAILFAYFGRLWGIATALPNDPRARRFVLAVLIAFLPAAIVGGLFSKYIKFYLFNPWIVCATLVAGGLVLLVVDDTVGEPKAAPHDGPTERPRKTDVFEFSLPMALKIGLFQCLAMIPGVSRSGATIVGAMLMGASKRSATEFSFYLAMPTMAGAFAKDLLDNYRNLSSNDALLIVIGFVAAFVSALIVVRTVLDYVSRHGFWLFAWWRIVVGSLGFAGLIVFG, from the coding sequence ATGGATCTCGTCCTGATCGCGAAGGCGCTCGTGCTCGCCGTGGTGGAAGGCGCCACCGAGTTCATCCCGGTCTCCTCGACCGGCCACCAACTCCTCATCGGCCACTTCATCGGCTTCCACTCGCCCAACAACACCTTCGAGGTGCTGATCCAGCTCGGCGCGATCCTGGCGATCCTGTTCGCCTATTTCGGGCGGCTCTGGGGGATCGCCACCGCGCTGCCGAACGACCCGAGGGCGCGCCGCTTCGTGCTGGCGGTGCTGATCGCCTTCCTGCCCGCGGCGATCGTCGGCGGGCTGTTCTCGAAATACATCAAGTTCTACCTGTTCAATCCGTGGATCGTCTGCGCGACCCTCGTGGCCGGCGGCCTCGTGCTGCTCGTCGTCGACGACACGGTCGGCGAGCCGAAGGCCGCGCCGCATGACGGCCCGACCGAGCGCCCGCGAAAGACCGACGTGTTCGAGTTCAGCCTGCCGATGGCGCTGAAGATCGGCCTGTTCCAGTGCCTCGCCATGATCCCCGGCGTGTCGCGCTCCGGCGCCACCATCGTCGGGGCGATGCTGATGGGCGCGAGCAAGCGCTCGGCCACCGAGTTCTCGTTCTACCTCGCCATGCCGACCATGGCGGGCGCCTTCGCCAAGGACCTGCTCGACAACTACAGGAACCTGTCCTCGAACGACGCGCTGCTGATCGTCATCGGCTTCGTCGCCGCCTTCGTCTCGGCCCTGATCGTGGTGCGCACGGTGCTCGACTACGTCTCCCGCCACGGCTTCTGGCTGTTCGCGTGGTGGCGCATCGTCGTGGGCTCGCTCGGCTTCGCCGGACTGATTGTTTTTGGCTGA
- a CDS encoding methylmalonyl-CoA mutase family protein: protein MEDRPLAALFEPATRERWRGAVEAALKGGDFEKRLVSKTADGLRIEPLYAPAAAAAQPVRAPGPWRLAQRIDHPDAEKAAAQALTDLEGGADALVLVHRDAPAARGFGLDLSSVDALDAALKGVMLPLIALRLDAGLAGFETAALLKRLVERRGDDPAALDLDLGLDPLGIRAATGRLDSGWEARLSEAVSVFEGYRGRVALADGRPYHEAGASEVQELAAVLATAVAYLRALEAGGHGLAQAREKISVLLVADADEFLTIARFRAIRRLWARVEQACGLEPRPLRVLAETAWRMMTRRDPFVNILRTAMASASAGLGGADSVTALPYTQALGLPDAFARRVVRNSQIVLIEESNLAKVSDPAAGAGGFEALTAELTEKAWGLFQEIEREGGIAASLESGALGRRIAGVAQARARAVATRREPLTGASAFPFLAEKPVAVLDVAPRPATTRSEAALPSLRLAEAYEALRDASDAVLAETGRRPAVFLANLGPVAVHNARSTFAANAFAAGGIEALGNDGFSDASDLADAFKASGARLACLCSSDAVYATDAVSAAEALRAAGAGTIYLAGKPADADALGRAGVHGFLFAGCDLLALLREAAERARG, encoded by the coding sequence ATGGAAGATCGTCCCCTCGCCGCGTTGTTCGAGCCCGCCACCCGCGAGCGTTGGCGCGGCGCCGTCGAGGCCGCGCTGAAGGGGGGCGACTTCGAGAAACGCCTCGTCTCGAAGACCGCCGACGGCCTGCGCATCGAGCCGCTCTACGCGCCGGCGGCCGCCGCGGCGCAGCCGGTGCGGGCGCCCGGCCCCTGGCGGCTGGCGCAGCGCATCGACCATCCCGACGCGGAGAAGGCCGCGGCGCAGGCGCTGACCGACCTCGAAGGCGGCGCCGACGCGCTGGTTCTGGTCCACCGCGACGCGCCCGCCGCCCGCGGCTTCGGCCTCGACCTCTCGTCCGTGGACGCGCTGGACGCCGCGCTGAAGGGTGTGATGCTGCCGCTCATCGCCCTGCGTCTCGATGCCGGCTTGGCCGGCTTCGAGACGGCGGCTCTGCTCAAGCGACTGGTCGAGCGCCGCGGCGACGATCCGGCCGCCCTCGACCTCGATCTCGGCCTCGATCCCCTCGGCATCCGCGCCGCGACCGGCCGGCTCGATTCGGGCTGGGAGGCCCGGCTTTCCGAGGCGGTGAGCGTGTTCGAAGGCTATCGCGGCCGCGTGGCGCTCGCCGATGGCCGGCCCTACCACGAGGCGGGCGCGAGCGAGGTGCAGGAACTCGCCGCCGTGCTGGCCACGGCCGTCGCCTACCTGCGGGCGCTGGAGGCGGGCGGCCACGGCCTCGCGCAGGCGCGTGAAAAAATCTCCGTCCTGCTGGTGGCGGATGCCGACGAGTTCCTGACCATCGCCAGGTTCCGGGCGATCCGCCGGCTCTGGGCCCGGGTCGAGCAGGCCTGCGGCCTCGAACCGAGACCGCTGCGGGTGCTGGCCGAGACCGCGTGGCGGATGATGACCCGCCGCGATCCGTTCGTGAACATCCTGCGCACCGCCATGGCCTCGGCCTCGGCCGGCCTCGGCGGGGCCGATTCGGTGACGGCGCTGCCCTACACCCAGGCGCTCGGCCTGCCCGACGCCTTCGCCCGGCGCGTGGTGCGCAACAGCCAGATCGTGCTGATCGAGGAATCGAACCTCGCCAAGGTGTCCGATCCGGCCGCCGGCGCCGGCGGCTTCGAGGCGCTCACCGCCGAACTGACCGAGAAGGCCTGGGGCCTCTTCCAAGAGATCGAGCGCGAGGGCGGCATCGCCGCGAGCCTCGAATCCGGCGCGCTGGGCCGGCGGATCGCGGGGGTGGCCCAGGCCCGTGCCCGGGCGGTGGCGACCCGCAGGGAGCCGCTCACCGGTGCCAGCGCGTTTCCCTTCCTCGCCGAGAAGCCGGTCGCCGTCCTCGACGTGGCGCCCCGTCCCGCGACGACCCGGTCCGAGGCCGCTCTGCCCTCGCTGCGTCTGGCCGAGGCCTACGAGGCGCTCCGCGACGCCTCCGACGCCGTGCTGGCGGAGACGGGCCGGCGACCGGCGGTGTTCCTGGCCAATCTCGGCCCGGTGGCGGTCCACAACGCCCGCTCGACCTTCGCCGCCAACGCCTTCGCCGCGGGCGGCATCGAGGCGCTGGGCAACGACGGCTTTTCGGATGCGAGCGACTTGGCGGACGCGTTCAAGGCATCCGGCGCGCGGCTCGCCTGCCTGTGTTCCTCCGATGCCGTCTACGCGACGGACGCCGTATCCGCCGCCGAGGCCCTGAGGGCGGCCGGCGCCGGCACGATCTACCTCGCCGGCAAGCCCGCGGATGCGGATGCGCTGGGCCGGGCCGGCGTCCACGGCTTCCTGTTCGCGGGCTGCGACCTGCTCGCGCTGCTGCGCGAGGCGGCGGAGCGGGCGAGGGGTTGA
- a CDS encoding DUF2147 domain-containing protein, whose product MTTLRANRSRHLSTAARAAALLLAVSGTGVLAQKAADLSGVWQTETPGSTVRISRCGGGYCGVIASTTGPGVDAQNPDPSLRTRKLVGVQIMQVGTPGGAGFDGSLYNPTDGKTYSGSLTPKGPDTVEVAGCVLSVLCKRQTWRRVR is encoded by the coding sequence ATGACGACGCTTCGTGCCAACCGTTCACGCCATCTGTCGACGGCGGCGCGCGCGGCCGCGCTGCTGCTTGCCGTGTCCGGCACGGGCGTCCTGGCACAGAAGGCGGCGGACCTCTCCGGCGTATGGCAGACGGAGACGCCGGGCTCGACCGTACGCATCTCCCGCTGCGGCGGCGGCTATTGCGGAGTGATCGCGTCGACGACCGGTCCCGGCGTCGACGCGCAAAATCCCGATCCGTCGCTGCGCACGCGCAAGCTCGTCGGCGTGCAGATCATGCAGGTCGGCACTCCGGGCGGTGCGGGTTTCGACGGCAGTCTCTACAACCCGACCGACGGCAAGACCTATTCGGGCAGTCTGACTCCCAAGGGACCCGACACCGTCGAGGTCGCGGGCTGCGTGCTCAGCGTCCTGTGCAAGCGCCAGACCTGGCGGCGGGTCCGGTAA
- the rfbC gene encoding dTDP-4-dehydrorhamnose 3,5-epimerase, which yields MQVIETEIPAVKRVIPKRHGDDRGWFSEVYRADILAEHGIANVFLQDNQSFSAPVGTIRGLHFQVAPGAQAKLVRVLAGAILDVAVDIRSGSPTYGRHVAVRLDASGGEQLFVPAGFAHGFCTLEPDTMVAYKVDAYYSPADDRNLRWNDPAIGIEWPVAEADAILSGKDKVAPLLADLGRVF from the coding sequence ATGCAGGTGATCGAGACCGAGATCCCGGCGGTCAAGCGGGTGATCCCGAAGCGCCACGGCGACGACCGCGGCTGGTTCTCGGAAGTGTACCGGGCCGACATCCTCGCCGAGCACGGCATCGCCAACGTCTTCCTTCAGGACAACCAGTCCTTCTCCGCGCCCGTGGGCACGATCCGCGGCCTGCATTTCCAGGTGGCGCCCGGCGCCCAGGCCAAGCTGGTGCGGGTGCTCGCCGGGGCGATCCTCGATGTCGCCGTGGACATCCGCTCCGGTTCCCCGACCTACGGCCGGCACGTCGCCGTGCGCCTCGACGCGTCGGGCGGCGAGCAGCTCTTCGTGCCCGCCGGCTTCGCCCACGGCTTCTGCACCCTGGAGCCGGATACCATGGTCGCCTACAAGGTCGACGCCTATTACAGCCCGGCCGACGACCGGAACCTGCGCTGGAACGATCCGGCCATCGGCATCGAATGGCCGGTCGCCGAGGCCGATGCGATCCTGTCGGGCAAGGACAAGGTCGCCCCCCTCCTGGCCGATCTCGGCCGCGTCTTCTGA